Sequence from the Mesorhizobium sp. PAMC28654 genome:
CAGCCTCTTTGAATCTGTGAACTACACTCTGCGGATTCGGCGAGTTGCGGTCAAGCGGTTGCACTGGCGATGGTGAACCATGTTGAAAATTCATGACAACACGACGTCGTGACAACAAACCTCAGGGTGATGCGTCGCGGATTGCTCTGCCCCTGGCCTCACGCTTGCCTGACGGCTTCGCGTCCTGATGACCCGGTGCGCCATGAAAACCGGCCCCGGGTGTATTGCCGCGAAACCTCCAATCGCCGATCCGTGCCTACTCGCCGGTCAGCCATTCCAGCGACCAATGCGCCGGTTTTCCCACGGCGAGCAACCTGTGCAAGGCAGGAAGCAGCGTCCGCAGTTCCCCCTCAAGCGTGAACGGCGGATTGACCACCACCATGCCGCTCCCATCGAGGCTGGGCTCCGAGGAGGCGGGCCGGATCTCGAATTCTATGTCAAGTATTCTTGGAACGCCGGACTGCTTCAGCGCCTTCCGGAATGCGATGACCGCCTTGCGGTCCTTGATCGGATACCACAGCGCATAGATGCCGCCGGGCCACCGCCTGTGCGCCTTCACCAGACCGTCGACGAGGCGGTCGAACTCACCTGCTTCCTCGAATGGTGGATCGATGAGAACCAGGCCACGCTTTTCCTTCGGCGGCAGATGGGCGCCAAGCGCAAGCCAGCCATCGAGTTCCAACACCCTCGCTTGGAAATCGCCGGCGAATTCCGTCTTCAGTCTTGCCGCACCCTTGGGGTGCAGTTCGATTGCCGACAGTCGATCCTGCTTGCGCAGGAGATGGCGCGCAATCAACGGCGAGCCCGGATATTTCTTCACGCCGCCATCGGAATTGAACGACCGCACCGCCTCCAGATAGGGTGCCAGCAGCGACGCTGCCTTGGCATCGAGCGAGGCATCGATCAGTCGGCCAATGCCGCCTTGCCACTCGCCGGTCTTCTGCGCTTCGACAGACGACAGATCGTAGCGGCCAATGCCGGCGTGGGTGTCGATGACGCGAAACGCCTTGTCCTTCTGCTTCAGATATTCAAGCAGCCGCGTCAGCACGACATGCTTGACGACATCGGCAAAATTTCCAGCGTGGTAGGCGTGGCGGTAATTCATTTGGCGTCCCTGCCCCAGCGCGGCGGCGGTGGCTGCGAGTTCGGATTTTCGGGCCGGCCGCCACCGCCACCACGCAGCGCCAGCACAAAGCCGATCAAGCCGACAGCCATCAGCGAGAACCCGACTGGTTGCGCACGCTTGTCGACTTCACCGACGGCTGATCGCAATACGAGATCCACCGACCGCATCTCGATACCCTCCGCATCGCCCGGGCCAACGGTGAAGACGTAGGGGCCGGGGCTAACCACGGGGATCAGGCCCGCCTCGTCGCGGAAGATCTTGTCCGGCAATTGCGGGCTGGCCTGGCGCGGATTGTCAGAATGATTGAATTGGAGTGTCGAGGCCAGCACGGTGCGCCCGTTGGTGGCGGCGGTCAGGGTCAAAACGGTGCGCTGTTGCGAGACGATCCGCTCGGCCCGGGCGGTCAGGTCGACCAGCACTCGGACCGGTTCGTCGCTGCTGCTCAAAGCCACCGTCACCGGCTTGAACCGGCCCTGCTCGTAGACGCGCCAGGTGCCGATCTCATGGCCGGAGAAATTGCTCATCACCCAAGGATAGATGGCGCCAATGCCAACGCCGGCGAACAGGATCAGGGCAAACAGAAAGCGCATTATTCATTCCAATGAAGATGGCACGGGATCTCGGCACGCATCATGCCTTGCGCTCCCAGCGGCGGTCTGGCGTCTGCTGCCAGTAGGTCACGGCGTGGCCGGCATCCTTCATCGTCTTCCAGTGCGCCCGCGCCGCCTCGACTTGGGCAGCGTCATGACCGTCGAACAGGAAGACGGCGCGTTCGTAGCCGGCAAGATCCGGGGGCGCCGCACCATCGACCAGAAAACGGATTTTTGCCTCGTTCGGGTTGCTGTCGCCTGTGGTCAAAAGGACAGGCTGGTCGGCGGTATGCGCTTCGCGATCCGTGGCATGGGCCAGGAACGAATCGTCGCGAAATGTCCACAGATGCATATCGAGTGCATCGCGCCGCTCCTCGGTGCCGGTTTGCACCACGGCGCGCCAACCGCGATCGACACTGCGCTCGAGGAGGCCGGGAAGCGCGTCCTCGAGTGTCGATTCGGTCAGGTGATAGAAAAGGACGTCGGCCATCGCCTTCTATAGCGTCGACGGCCGCATCGTTTCCAGCCGCCTATTGCTCATAATTGTCCCGCACGAGGCGATCGAGCAGCCTGACGCCAAAACCCGAGCCCCATGACTGGTTGATCTCGCTCGACGGCGCACCCATCGCGGTGCCGGCAATGTCGAGATGCGCCCATGGCGTGTCCTTGACGAAGCGCTGCAGGAACTGCGCGGCGATGATGGCGCCACCATAGCGGCCGCCGATATTCTTCATGTCGGCGTTCTTGGAATCAATGAGCTTGTCGTATTCGGCGCCAAGCGGCATGCGCCACAATCTTTCTTGCGTCGCCTGGCCGGCTGCCGTCAGCTTTTCCGACAGTTCGTCATTGTTGGAGAACAGGCCGGCATAATGCTGGCCGAGCGCCACCATGACGGCGCCGGTCAATGTCGCCAGATTGACCATGAACCTTGGCTGGAAACGGTCGTTGCAGTACCACAGCGCATCGGCCAGGACGAGGCGGCCTTCAGCGTCCGTGTTGAGCACCTCGATGGTCTGACCCGACATCGAAGTTACGATATCACCCGGACGCTGGGCATGACCGTCGACGGCATTTTCCACCAGCCCGATGATGCCGACGACATTGGCCTTCGCCTTGCGCGACGCGAGCGCCTGCATCAGGCCGGTCACCGCCGCGGCACCGCCCATGTCGCCCTTCATGTCCTCCATGCCGGATGCCGGCTTCATCGAGTTGCCGCCTGTATCGAAGGTGACGCCCTTGCCGACAAAAGCGATGGGGCTGTCCTTGGCCTTGCCGCCATTCCATTGCATCACCGCCATGCGGGCGCCACGCGGCGATCCCTGCGCAACGCCGAGCAACGAGCCCATGCCGAGCTTCTTCATCTCCTTCTCGGTGAGGATTTCGACCTTGACGCCCAATGCTTCCAGTTCCTTGGCGCGGGCGGCAAACTCCACCGGTCCGAGCGCATTTGCCGGCTCATTGACCAGGTCGCGCGCCAGAAGGACGCCATCGATCACCGCCACCTCATCGGCGAAGGCCTTTTTCGCGCCGGCTGGATCATTGGTGTGGATGGTTATCCTTGCCGGCTTCTTCGTATCGTCCTTGCCATCGCCATTGTCCTTCTTGGTCTTGTACTTGTCGAAGGAGTAGCTGCGCAAAAGGATGCCCGCGGCAAGGTTCGCCGCCTCCTGAGCGCCAACAGAGGTGTCGGCCAGATCGAGAACGATCGCAACGTCAACCGCCTTGCGCAACGACGCGGCAATGGTTCCACCAAGCTTCAGCCAGGCGTAGTCATCGAGCGCCGACACCTTGCCGGCGCCGATCACGACCAGCCGATCGAACGGCGTTCCCTCGGGCGCCAGCACTTCGACGACGCTTGCGAATTTGGCCGTGAAGTCGGCGACCGGAAATGCGCGCTCGAGTGCCTTGGCGGGATCGCAACCCTTTGCCGCGTCGCTCAACCCGCTCCCCTCCGCCGAGAGCACGAAGACGCTCCCCTTCTTGGGCGTTGTTAACTTGGCAAAGGCAATCGAAGGTCTCGAATTCATCATGTCCTGCTTTCGGGGAGGTGCTTCAAACGTTCCAGCGTCGTCTCGTGGAGTGCGCGACATTTGGTCGTTTTCCCGCATTTGGCAAGACTTTGCCGAAATCGCACCCCATATGGCTGACGGAACCGACGTCGATTCGGCACGGCACGGCTCCTCTTCTTTCGCCGCAACCTGTTGTTAACCAAGCATGTTCGCCCTTTCTTATCCATTCCCGCCGACACTCCGGCCTGCCGGGGAACATGATGTGGGACGGGAACCAGATCGAACCGGTTGTGCGGGCGGCGGCGGACGGCTACCTTGTTCGGCGGCATGATGCCGTTCGAAAAAATCGAGAAAAGCCTTCATGAAGGTCGTTGAACGCTACATCATGCGCCGCGCTTTCGTGGTCTTCATGGCAGCGCTGGTCTGGACGCTGGCGATCGTGTGGACCACGCAAGTTCTAGCCCGCATAGATCTTGTCACCGACAGCGGCCAGTCGGCCCTCACCTTCTTCGAAGTCGCCGCTCTCATTTTGCCGTC
This genomic interval carries:
- a CDS encoding 23S rRNA (adenine(2030)-N(6))-methyltransferase RlmJ gives rise to the protein MNYRHAYHAGNFADVVKHVVLTRLLEYLKQKDKAFRVIDTHAGIGRYDLSSVEAQKTGEWQGGIGRLIDASLDAKAASLLAPYLEAVRSFNSDGGVKKYPGSPLIARHLLRKQDRLSAIELHPKGAARLKTEFAGDFQARVLELDGWLALGAHLPPKEKRGLVLIDPPFEEAGEFDRLVDGLVKAHRRWPGGIYALWYPIKDRKAVIAFRKALKQSGVPRILDIEFEIRPASSEPSLDGSGMVVVNPPFTLEGELRTLLPALHRLLAVGKPAHWSLEWLTGE
- a CDS encoding DNA polymerase III subunit chi, yielding MADVLFYHLTESTLEDALPGLLERSVDRGWRAVVQTGTEERRDALDMHLWTFRDDSFLAHATDREAHTADQPVLLTTGDSNPNEAKIRFLVDGAAPPDLAGYERAVFLFDGHDAAQVEAARAHWKTMKDAGHAVTYWQQTPDRRWERKA
- a CDS encoding leucyl aminopeptidase; translation: MNSRPSIAFAKLTTPKKGSVFVLSAEGSGLSDAAKGCDPAKALERAFPVADFTAKFASVVEVLAPEGTPFDRLVVIGAGKVSALDDYAWLKLGGTIAASLRKAVDVAIVLDLADTSVGAQEAANLAAGILLRSYSFDKYKTKKDNGDGKDDTKKPARITIHTNDPAGAKKAFADEVAVIDGVLLARDLVNEPANALGPVEFAARAKELEALGVKVEILTEKEMKKLGMGSLLGVAQGSPRGARMAVMQWNGGKAKDSPIAFVGKGVTFDTGGNSMKPASGMEDMKGDMGGAAAVTGLMQALASRKAKANVVGIIGLVENAVDGHAQRPGDIVTSMSGQTIEVLNTDAEGRLVLADALWYCNDRFQPRFMVNLATLTGAVMVALGQHYAGLFSNNDELSEKLTAAGQATQERLWRMPLGAEYDKLIDSKNADMKNIGGRYGGAIIAAQFLQRFVKDTPWAHLDIAGTAMGAPSSEINQSWGSGFGVRLLDRLVRDNYEQ